The Lolium rigidum isolate FL_2022 chromosome 1, APGP_CSIRO_Lrig_0.1, whole genome shotgun sequence region gaagatgttatcaattttgtgaaagaacatgtcattcatagattcgggattccccagactatcacgaccgatgggggttcggtcttcatttcaaaagagttcagaaagttctgcgacgacatgggaattaagctgatccgatcgtctccatactatgctcaggcaaatgggcaagctgaagcgtccaaccagagccttattaagctgatcaagaggaaagttgatgagcaccctagacgttggcacgaggtattgtcagaagctctgtgggcttatcgtatgtcatgtcatggagcgataaaaaccttgccataccatctggtctatcgacaagaagccgtgttaccctgggagatcacggctgggtcaagacgtgtcacgtttcagaatgacttaacaacgaAAGAATACGCGACTCTGATGAGTGATAGGGTCGAGGATCTGACGGAagttagactttggtcgcttgagaaaattaaagagaacaaagccaaggtagctcgtgcatataataagaaggtgaagccgaaggagttccacgttggtgatctggtatgggaagctgtattgccgttggggactaaggacaaggcgtatggtaaatggtctccaaattggcacgggccgtacagagtcgaccaggttttaaagggcaatgcatacatgcttgaggagctgagtggtgcgaagttcccagtggctgtcaatggtcagcatctcaagaagtatttcccgagtatgtgggatgaaggacagtgaaatatgggggccgatacatgaaatcggccagtaaaattttttttatatgcagagcacagccgatgcactgtcatcgactttagaactaaaagccgatgcgtagccatcgactatagaAGAACAACTGTCACAAGCAAGTACCAGGTCACCTTTCGAATTTTGGGACTGGCCTTGTTGGCGTTTTTggtaaagaccgatgcgttgccatcggctttttGAGCAATGATTTGAAGAATTAAGCATGGAGTCCTTCTTaattgattaaaaggggatttcttacaaagaggagccgattgctcaggaaaggaagaacaaaaggagggcagattgctactactagtcctatgttaGTAGTCCTTAATCTAAGGgctgtcgctgccctcgtcgtcgccgtcgtagccgccgtcggtgctgctgctggcgagctcctcgtcgctgctgccgtagccctcggcgggggcttcttcctcctcctcgtcgtcgtcttcatcgtcatccgacccggcgcggaagcgtttcgccggcggctcgtcggaggaggtgtcgtcctcctcttcctcctcttcgtcggaggaggtgtcgtcctcctcgtcctcctcctcctcctcctcttcgttggAGGAGGTGAAGccaccccaggagaagaggtcatcctcactctccgcctccagttccccgtcgacgaggaaccggaggtcgtcctccccgtcgaTCAGAGGcaaatcaccatctgacccggtgaaggccaggggtgggccatctggcacgaagtcgaagtcccactcccgctcatCCCATTGCTCGGGAGCGCGCTTGTTGTACGCCTCCGTCTGGTTGTACTCCAACatcggctcgctcgaggaagaggattggaaggagagagccgatgaagcagaggaggaggaggagtccatggtagaggagggcttttcgatggctagtacTGAGCAGGATGATGAAGAAGCAAGTTGCTCaacacggttaaataaaaggggatatagtggagatttaatgttgtggcggtttccgaggacatggtgccaaagctaTCAAATCATGCAGaggagttgagaaggcaaggcatcatgatgaaggatactgtgacgtttctgctctgccacgacgtgaccctacgaagaaaaaaaaaacagagtggttttgaaattatcattgccaaaaccaggggggcatgtgttatcaccagattttaaccaactctggagatgggccgtgatcgaagaagggCTTAAAGGACATGCAAACGAAGTGTCTCTGACACGGCCTTGTgcgggaatttgggctagattgcccgtgtatctgtatattatggtagatttagaattaagagatagactttagtcgtacacagttgggtttattcccatagctagaaagtccacggactataaatatgtatctagggttattgagaaaggaggacgatcacgttcacaacaaatcaatctaggcgcatcgccaccccttgtttcgagggtttctcccgggtaagcaacatgctgccttgcgatctaggcagtatcagtttattcgtcgttggtgttgctcgtgctgaagcctttttgatggcgagcaacacctttatcttaggtgttttggggctaacgTCGGTGCTTTCACGATATACgtgcttagctacgctacccctcgatatctagctgcccttacacctatcttagatgtaagggcagcatcttgcttgttctttatttagtagatctaatccgttatagttgttccttgttcttcaaggattggtttgatatccgcatggttaggccttataaacgggttgaatgatccggttagtgcgtaaggtatggtttattaagctctagagggattgttccggggatcaacttcgtgttggtttttaggtctctttagggctggttttccatcatcttacgtatctgctaggctcaactacgcataggatgttccggttatgcggtgaaaaccctagactatcgtagattagtttagcttgatatcgataaagcatgatccccatgtcattataaatccaacgtgaaccatggggcaatcggttctttgagccgatccacagggcaacctaagagccgataggggctcatatttaatgtttacgtgtttgccatgcaggaaactaatcgaagcaatccatcaccttcctgaccaggtataggtcaggtggcacgccctcgcatcagccgggacgtgtgccggagcattgcgggccgttgcccgagggaccaggatccaccagcagtcctgagagcctcccggctctccgtgttgcccgtcgctgctcgccggtgggttttggtaggcaacaataCCTTATCAATATAGATAGGTATACATGGGCTGGATATATATCGGGTTCGGTAGACCCAACACCGGAAAAAAACCAACTATGACACTTCAACTTCCTTtagggggggagcaccggagcagtgcTCCTGCAGTCGCATCTTATATATAGACTTAATGGACCAGATCCACATCCCGTACGGCCCTTAAGCCCTCTCTACTTCAACTGCTGGCGGAGCCCTTCTTGCAGTTGAGCAAGTTGGCGATAGCTTCTTGCTCGAGGTCAGTGGACCCCAACACCATGACCTCACTCTTGTGGAAGTTGATGCGAAGGCCGGACATGTTCTCAAAACAGAGAAGGAGGAACTTGAGGTTCGCAAGGCCAAGCGCATCTGGTTGGAGCATGATGATCGTATCATCCGCGTATTGCAGATTGGTGATACCGCCCTCCACAAGGTGCGGGACCAACCCAGCAATGTGCCCAGCCCTCGAAGGTGCCTGGAGGATGGCAGCAAGGGCCTCAACCGCAAAGTCaaagaggagaggggagaggggatccccctggcggacgccgcggccattgcGGAAGTAGTTCCCAACTTCCCCGTTGACCGTGATCGCCGTCTGGCCCCCCGAGACCGGACTCATGGCGCGATGAACCCAGCCCGGGTCAAAGCCTTTCCTATGAAGGACTTCACGAAGGAATTGCCAGTTGACGCGGTCAAACGCCTTCTCGAAATCGAGCTTAAGAAAAACTCCCCTGAGTTTCCTAGACTTGGTCTCATGGATGATCTCCTGAAGGGAAACTATCCCTTCAAGGATGTGTCGGCCCTTAATAAAGGCGGATTGCGCGCGACTGATGATGCGGTGAGCAATAGGGGAAACACGAATCGGACTGGGGCCCTCTTACCACTAGGGTGGGTCGGAGAGCGGACCCATGGATGGGGAAATTCATGTCCTCCGCGGCACGCTTGACCCTCATCAACGCCTGCCTCTCCAATCTCCCTCTCCACGCAATGGGGGTGTACCTCCTGGGCGAGGGCGTCCACGCTGCGTTCAGGAAACACCGGGCTAGATTCTTCTGGGAAGCCAATGGCCCGAGGCGCAAATACCACTGGGTCAGATGGGAAGCGCTCTGCAAACCAAAGTCCTTGGGGGGACTAGGTATCATCGACACCAGGCTCATGAACATTTGTCTCATGACCAAATGGATTTGGAAGCTCTATGCTGGGGAGCAAGGGCTGTGGGCTGAGATCCTCAGAAACAAATATCTCAGGTCCAGGGACCTCCTGGTGGACTCCCACCATTCGGGCTCCCAATTCTGGAACGCCATCCAAAAGATTAAGTCTGTGTTTCGCCTGGGAGCGCGACACAAGGTGCGTAGTGGATCCTCCACCCTTTTCTGGAGTGACTGGTGGCAAGGGTCGGGACCCTTATGCTCCCGGTTCCCCGCACTCTTCTCCATCGCCGCGGACCCGCAGATCACGGTCTCCAGATGCTTTGGTACGTTGGGTAGGATCCCAACCTTTCGCCAAAGCCTGGGACCTCCTGCCCGCATTGAGCTCGCGCTCCTTCTGTCGGAGACGGCTGGGACGCAGCTCTCTGATGGCCCGGACATCATCTCCTGGGCCCTTGAACCCTCTGGCAAATTCTATGTCAAGTCCCTATATAGGAGGCTCTGTCAGGGGACGCCGCGTAAGCACTTTAGTGACATCTGGAAGATCGCGGTGCCCATGAAAATCCGCATCTTCATCTGGCAACTTCTCCGGAACCGCCTTCCCTCGAATGATAATATCCGCCGTAGAAGGGGCCCATCGTCGGGGCGATGCGCCCTTTGTTCGGAATTGGAAGACACCGCCCACATTTTCTTCCTCTGCCCACTGGCAAGATTCATGTGGAGCGCAGTTCGGGAACTGCTCGGGTGCACCTGGAACCCCACTTGCTTCGCGGAGCTGTATAGGCTCCTGGATGACCTCGTAGGTCAAACGAAAAGGGTTCTCTGGATTTGCTGTTCGGCCCTGTCGCTGGGGGCTTTGGAATATTAGGAACAAGTTTTCTATTGAAGGGATTTTCCCTTCGCAGCCTCGCCGACGCCTTATACAAAATGCTGATGTACTTACAGGTGTGGAAGCCAGTGGCTAGGCGGCAGGACCGCGAGGCGTTGGAGTTGGCGATCGGGAGGCTTCGCTCACTCCACGCCAACATCCGGGACCGTCCGGCGTGAGGACCTTCGCCGGTGGACCGTGTCGAGCTAGTTTTTCTTCCTTTTCACCTTGTTATCCCTTGTATCGGACTAGTTCGTTGTGCATGTTGAGAGGCCTCGTTGGGGCGATTCCTCTCGTCTGTGCTGTGGATGCTTTGCTCGGTTAGGAGCATGTCTGCACTGTTGTGATTGTCTGTCTTATGTACTCTGCCGTTGTGTGGCTTcattaatttaaagccgggctcatcttgagccttccgtctaaaaacTGCTGGCGGAGTCACGATCTGACACGCTGAGAAGAACTATCGCGAGTCCTAAGCCCTAGCCGGCCGCCGAAGACGAGGCTAGCCTGGCGCTCACACAGGCTGCCGGCCTGCCATGAGGATGACAGATTCTATGCGATATCGACGCCCTCCTCCTGTGAGGAAGAGGAAGCGGGCGCGAGTGGAAACCCCGGCAGTGGCGGAAAGGAGAGCTGCCGGCGACCTAGGTCCGccacccggagacgccgccgataGCATCAGCCTGATACCCGACGCCATCCTTGGCGAGATCGTCTCCCTGCTCCCCATCAAGGACGGCGCTCGTACCCAAGTCCTCGCGTCCCGGTGGCGCCACATCTGGGGCTCGGCCCCACTCAACCTCGACTGCAGCAGTCTCTCTGCGCCTCGCACGTGCGGCCAACCAATCCAAGACCCTAATCTTGATCAGGTTGTGTTGCGCATCCTCGCCGCCCACCAGGGCCCTGGCCGCCGCCTTTGCGTCCCTGCCGATTACGACTTTGCGGCCGTGGAAGCCTGGTTCTCATCCCCTGCCGTAAACAACCTCCAACAGCTCGAGTTCTACTATGCTCCGTGCCACGAACCACCAGGAGCAGCCAATAGCTCGTGGCGGGGGCCTgtcgtgccaccagcaccggcatcCACCTTCCGTTTCGCCGCCACTCTCAGCCTTGCCAACATTGGAAAATGCCACCTCCCAGACAACACCGTCCAAGGGCTTCACTTCCCCAACCTTAAGCACCTTGCGCTCCACTGGGTCCGCATTACTGAGTGCTCGATTCACAGCTTGATTGCCAAGTGCCCTGCCCTTGAGTGCTTGCTGATTTACAGCATCGTCGGATTCCGTTGCCTCCGGATCAATGCCGTTAGACTTAGAAGCATCGGGGTGCGCATGCGTCGTAATTACAATTGGTTGAGAGCGCTCCGGTTGAAGGAACTTGTAATCGAGAATGCCCCTTGTCTTGAGAGGTTGCTCCGTTTTGATCCATTTGATGGCGTGCAAGTATCGGTAATCTCCGCGCCTAAGCTGGAGACCTTAGGCTTGGTTGATTATGCTGACGCCTCTTGCCCCAAGATTATTAAGGTACTACTAAGATGCATTGCTATTGAGCATATATGATATATCAGCTACATTTGTAGAGATTGCCTTATTCTGTATTACATGCTTGATGAAGGGTTTAGGTGCTGATAGCCTAACGACGGCGCGCCTTGTCAAGATTTTAGCTGTCCATATACCTCTTTTAGATCTGGATACAGTTATTGAGTTGATGAGGTGCTTTCCGTGTCTGGAGAAGTTGTATATTCAGGATGAGGTAACCATTCGCCAGTGATAATTTTTAGTCACCTCTCTCTTTTCATATATGTACTGTACTAatgtggtttttttttgtttgtccaTGTTCCCTTTCAGTATATATCAAAGTCAGATCCAAAGAATTTCTGGCGTCGTAAGCACAAAAAACTTATTGGATGTCTTGATATCCATCTGAAGACAATAGTATTTGAAACTTATCACGGCATCGTATCTGATGTTAATTTTGCTAGTTTCTTCGTACTGAACGCAAAAGAGTTAGATCTGATGACAATTCATGTTGAAACAATTGATGAGAAGTTTATTGCACGACAAAAAAAGTTGCTGCAGCTTCATAAGAAGGCTTCAAGAGGTGCTCGGTTTCACTTCACAACTGATAGATGTCTCCGTGATATTGGAGATATCTCCGATGTCTGTGATTTGGATCTCACTGATCCCTTTGTACGATGATGCTGAGGACTCGGTTGGGTGGATTAATTCCAGAGTTATCCTTGACTAtctcatttggtgttttgtcttCTCTCGTGTCTGTACATAGTTTGTTTTAGTTTATGTTTTCCTAGCACTTTACTGCATTTGAACATGGTACGTTTGTTGCTAGTTTGTGATAATATATGTTGTCATTGCGGAATTTCTCAAGAACCTCACCAAAATTTTAACTGGGTCAGACCGATCTATTACTTTTATATGACTATGACTGATTGGTATTGTGCTTCATATAACTAGCTTTTGAGTGGGCGTATTTTTGGTCCTTTAATTGTGCGTCTCAGTTCAATTCTCAATTTTGAATGGAACAAAGAGCAAGGTAAGTTCATGTCAGACCAAGATGTCTAGATTAGTACCTGATTGAGGACAATTTGGAGTATTGGATAGTACTCCATGTGAGCCTACTCTTGTTTTTTGGAAAAAATTATCAGTCCATCTCTACTAGCGTGGTATATTCCAAGAGCAGAGAGGCATTcaaaattataatcttttgtcaTGTGCAATGTGTTTTTAAATCTTAGCATCCGCTGCCTTGCCACTTGTCAGGTTGAACATCATAACTGAAAATGTTTCCATGTTGCCGGATTAGTTTCAGAACTTCACGATGCCTCTTCTGAACATTGATATTTCGTCCCGGTGACCACGTGTTTGGACACGTCGAATACACATCAAATATCATGAGCGTGGATGGGTTAGTACAGAAAACAACTGGCCTGGAATCTGGAGCATGTATAGAAAAGGAAGGAAGTTTGCTTGTTTTGTTTCCCGCGAAACCTGTTTCTGAATTTGCTTTTGATCAAGCTCGGTGTTGGCTCTGCCACCGTCAGGCATGGGCTAGAGTAATTAAATAATTATCGATCTTTGCTGCGGGCTGTGCAAATCTTGTTCCTTGTATCTGTATAAATAGAAGCCTTTCATGTCTGCACTGAACTGTATGCGCAGAAAACACAAGGTGCCTGCCGAAAATTTCCTTTCAGTAGGTACCTGGTGAGAAATGGACACGTTTATTTGGCAAAGCAGATTAATTTTCTGTGAAGTACCTGGCGAGAATTTCTTTCCAGTGAAGCCTCGACCGACAGAAAGTCAAATCAAGAGTTAGAAGCTTTACAGGCTCCTAGTGTTGGCCACGTCGGCCACTACTGTCAGACTAGGAAGGGAACTGAACCATGAGGCATGTACTGCGTGCAATGCCAGATCTTTTTTTTTGGAACAGATAAGGCCCCGAAGGACCGAGAAGCTCTATTATTCAGTGGGTATAAATACAGAAAGGACCTTGGCATAAGTAACATTAGCACAAGAGTCCTGTAGATATACAAGAAGGATCCTAAAAATATAAAGAAAAAAACAATCAGGTCCTTCTCCACCGTGTCGATAACTGGATCTCGGAGCacggtcgccggcgacgacgccggAGACTACGCCACTTGGTTCGTCGCCAGGATGGATCACCATGCCGAGATCAAAGATCTTCCCCCACAGCTCTAAGGCCTGGAGGAAGTTGCATCTCCCCGGAGCAGCTTCCGAGGTGCGGAGAGGCCCCCTTGGCCAAAGATAGCGTGGACTGATGACGCCGACGCTTGAGATCTGCCGCCGATTGAGAGCTTCCATCGTGGTGAGCACCGCACGCTCACCGGTGTGCCTCGAAACTCCAGATCGATGAACTCTGGGGCTCACACTCTCTTGTCTATCTCCACGACCACAAGGAGGGAGAATAGCAGCCCAGAAAATCACCAAACCTGGAGGCAGAGAGAAGTACCTGGATCTCTGCTCCGCCGGGGAGAGCACACCACTTCgcctctcctcctcgcctccacggccggccagaagAAGCGTCGTCGTGTGCCGCAGGAAGCGTCGCCcctccccctcgcctccatggccgatCAGGGGGGCTCTGCTTCGCATTACCTCCGCAGCAGCAGAAGATCCGCGGCTCCTACTTTATTTGAGGAGACTATGGCTTCCTCCTCGACTCCATGGTCCAACCTCCGGCACCATGGCAGCGAGCAGGAAACCGTAAACCCCAGATCTTGCCGCCTAGATCTGAGGTGCAGCTCCAAGACGCCACTAAGGAACGAAAACAAGCAAAAGAACCTAAATATCTACAGCCGGCGCCATCTTCTCTCCATCTCCtaccggctattccggcggagaggaggaaggagcgGCGCCCCGGAAGGGAGAAAGAGAGGGTCAGGTACTGTAGCTCACTGAGAGCGAAAGAGGGGGGAAATGATAGCTGTCTGTGTTCTCCAATGCCAGATCAAAGTGTCTGCACGAACGCCTCTAAGCATCAGGCCGGCTCACGGCACCACAGCGGATTACGATCGCCATGATCACGCCAGCACAACCTCCGTTCAGGTTCACGTCTCCTCTCATAAATCGCCGCAAAAATTGGGTCATACGGGCCGCGGAAACGGGCCCAATGGACCTGCTCCACAACTACCACCGGTGGAATCACGATCGCCACGCTGAACAAGAACTGACTCGACAGCCAAGCCCTAGCCGGCCGTCGACGACGAGGCTAGCCTGTCTGTCTTCTCTCGCTCACCCAGGCTGCAAGCTATCCTGCGATGAGGACAAATCATGGTGGACGTGTACCTGTTCCCTTCCCCGCAGGCTGCCGCACTGCCATGGAGACGGAGGCGGGCGGGCCTGGTTCCGGCTCGAAGAAGAGGAAACGGCATGCCATGAGGACCAAGCAGGGTGGACGTGGACCTGGCTCTGTGTCGAAGAAAAGGAAGCCGGCGCCAGACGTCGCGACCCCGGCGGCGGCACAAGTTAGAGCCGCCAGCGACCAAGGTCCGCCGCCCGGATCGGGTGTGAATACGCGCGCCGCCGGTCGCATCAGCCTGATACCCGATGCCATCCTCGGCGAGATCGTCTCCCTGCTCTCCACCAAGGAGGGCGCGCAAACCCAGCTCCTCGCATCACGCTGGCGCCACATCTGGCGCTCCGCGCCTCTGAACCTTGACTGCGGCAGCCTCATCAAAGTAGATTGCGCCGGTGGTGAAGCAACCAGGAACTCTGACCTCGATGGTGTCGTGTCCCGCATCCTCACCTCTCACCAGGCCCCTGTTCGCCGCCTCTGTATCCCAACCGGACCAACCGCGGAGGCCTGCTGGCTCCAGTCCCCAACCCTTGACAACCTCGAGCAGCTCGAGTTCTCCTACCTCCAGGACTGCGGGCCCACGGGATCCAGCTGGGACGACCGCATATTGCCGGTGCCACCACCGTGCACCTTCCGTTTTGCCGCCACCCTTCGCCTTGCCAGTATCGGAAAATGCCACCTCCCCGATAGCATCGTCCATGGGCTTCACTTCCCCCAGCTTAAGCACCTTCAGCTTCACTCCGTCTGCATTTCGGAGTGGTCGATTCACCACATGATTGCTGGGTGCCCCGCCATTGAGTGCTTGATGATTTACtttgtctttggagtcaatcgccTCAAGATCAATGCTCTTAGACTAAGAATCATAGGCATGCGCACATATTCTCATGACTATTATTCCACAGCTGAGCCACGGTTGGAGAATCTCGTCATCGAGAATGCCCCATGTCTTACAAGATTGATTCGTGCTGATCAATTCGATGCCACACGGGTATCGGTAATCTCCGCGCCTAAGCTGGAAACCTTTGGATACGTTAATAATGATCATCCCTCTTTCTCCTGGAATATTAAGGTACTTCTAATAAGTTGCATTGCTATATGTACTATACCAAGAACTGACATATCGTCGGCATCTTTAGAGATATACTAATGCTGTATTTAATGCTTGATAAAGCGGCTGCGTGATGATAGCATGACCATGGCGGCGCGACTTGTCAAGTCTTTAGGCGTCCGTATGCCTGTTTTAGATCTGGATAAGGTTATTGGCTTGATGAGATGCTTTCCCTGCTTGGAGAATTTGTACATTCAGAATGAGGTGACAATTCCTGTTCGCTGGTATTTCATAGTGTTCATCTCTCTTTTCATAAACTTACCATACTGAGGTGGTTGATTATTTGTTTTTTCCATGTCTTATTTTCAGTCAAAGCTTGTAGTAGGGTCAAGGCCAAAGAATTATTGGCGTCGTAAACACCGAAATCTTATTGGATGTCTTGATATATGTCTGAAGAAAATAGTACTGGAAACTTATCGGGGCACTTTGTTTGAAGTTAACTTTGTTCAGTTCTTCGTACTGAAGGCGAGAGAGCTAGAGTTAATGAGAATTCAGGTTgaaaccatggaggaggaattcattgCAAAACAGGAAAAGTTGCTTCAGCTTGAGAACAAGGCTTCAAGAGGTGCTCAGTTTCACTTTACGACAAATAGATGTCTTCAGGATTTTTCAGATATCTGTCGTCCATGATTTGGATTGAACTGGTCACTTCATATGTTGACGTTGAAATTAGTTCGGTGTGTCCAAGAGTTATCCACATCTATCTCATTCTTTGTATTGTCTTCTAGTGTTTTTAGTAGTTTGTGTTACGTGATACCTTGGGACATTTAAACATGTTATGTTTTGGTTATATGGAAGATAACTTGTGAATGGACTTTTCGAAAATACCACTTGTGAATGGACTTTTCGAAAATACCGTGGCGGCATATCGGCCAGCCGACACGTCGAGCTtgaactagtggaaaacaggcataTAGTCCCGGTGCATTTGGGGCTTTAGTTTCGGTTTTGCAACCAGGACTAAGCCTTCAGGATTAAAGGCTTTTACGTACGAgagactcgattttgccgatcaaTCGCGCATATATCTGGATTACTACTCCCACCTAAACAGCAGCGGGGCGGGGGAATCAAATGGACTACTAGTACTAGTACGTACTACTCCCTACATCGTTTCCTTCGTCCAAAACGATCGATCGGTACAAGGCCAATATCTGTGCTAGCTACTTAGGGGAGAGTTCCAATTTAATTCCAaatcatcatacactagtataacaaaaaaaaaagatagacgACTGACTGAATAAACCCCAGACGACTGACCTTCATCCTTGCCGGCGCCGCCGCTGAACCTCCTCCTACAGCTCCCGCGACCATCGCCGCCTGGCCTCACGTCCTCGGCTGCCTTCCACGGTTAAAATCATCACATCAACGAAGCATCCATAGATCCATCTGTCTAGCCGGTAAGGGCAAACCACAAAGGATTAGCATTTAACACGAAAAAGATCTTAATTACTTACCGCACACAAGGATCAAAGACTCCTCTCCTCCACCGAGCCGTCGGCGAAGATCAAAgtctcctcttctctcctctcctctccgagcaagagtcaaagtctaagtcactaGTCACGCGCTAACCGACACGCGGTACCTCCACCAACCCTACTATTTATACATGGGAGAGGCCAATATTGAGTTTTGGCTCCAACTTCGAAATCAGGCGCCAACTTTTCATCTTTTGGAGTTCCCGCTATgtctttctgtttctttttttccatCGCCCCTTTTGTGCCTAGTAGGTTTGAGAGGAAGGATATAAAATCCCCCCAATTAATGCTCCCATGCCTCACGCGTTTGGCTCCACAAAACAAAAGTACTACTTGCCGATCCATCTGCGAGGTCAATCAATCCCATTCATTGTGGGTTTGTTGGCCTGCCCGCATTTACTTTCTAAGCTTTTGCACAGTAGGTTTGTGAGGAAAGGAGATAAAATCCTCCAAATTAATGGTGTTATGCCTCCGCTAATCACGCATTTGACTGCATAAAACTAAATCATTGGTTTATGGTAGTCAATCAATCCTATTAACTGTGGCTTTGCACGTACGCCGGTAGTTACTTGTAAATTGCCAAATCTCTACTTTCTACATTGTCCCACCAACTAATTTTAACATTCCTTCTCTTTTAGCTAAGGAAAGAAATGTTGGTATGGACTTTCAAGAGCACGCAAATTGCATGCCAGATTTTTACAAGAAGTTGAACGCACGCTGCGAACAGCGAGGAAAGCCCCCCAAAAAAACAAAACCCTGCCCTCTATCCTCTAAATGAACACCAACACCTCGTTCACTAGAAAAACTCCACAACTTCATATCTTTCAAGACTCTCGCTGCCAAATTATCCTCGTTGCACCATGTAAGTAGAGCTAGAACAGTAACAGGTAACATAGATGTCAGTTGTCATGACGCTAAGTAAACTGAATCGCTCCCGTTAGACATTCATCCGTTCTCAACCGAAGCCTCCACAACTGATCTGTTGTTGTACGCTCCATCTG contains the following coding sequences:
- the LOC124664694 gene encoding F-box/LRR-repeat protein At3g03360-like is translated as MRMTDSMRYRRPPPVRKRKRARVETPAVAERRAAGDLGPPPGDAADSISLIPDAILGEIVSLLPIKDGARTQVLASRWRHIWGSAPLNLDCSSLSAPRTCGQPIQDPNLDQVVLRILAAHQGPGRRLCVPADYDFAAVEAWFSSPAVNNLQQLEFYYAPCHEPPGAANSSWRGPVVPPAPASTFRFAATLSLANIGKCHLPDNTVQGLHFPNLKHLALHWVRITECSIHSLIAKCPALECLLIYSIVGFRCLRINAVRLRSIGVRMRRNYNWLRALRLKELVIENAPCLERLLRFDPFDGVQVSVISAPKLETLGLVDYADASCPKIIKIALFCITCLMKGLGADSLTTARLVKILAVHIPLLDLDTVIELMRCFPCLEKLYIQDESDPKNFWRRKHKKLIGCLDIHLKTIVFETYHGIVSDVNFASFFVLNAKELDLMTIHVETIDEKFIARQKKLLQLHKKASRGARFHFTTDRCLRDIGDISDVCDLDLTDPFVR